In one Corallococcus sp. EGB genomic region, the following are encoded:
- the uvsE gene encoding UV DNA damage repair endonuclease UvsE encodes MEGLSTYRLGYVAQSLTLGVSASHTCRLATATPRRLEALAAQNLEELEQLLRFNAEHGIQVFRIGSSLIPFGSHPVNTLPWWKTFEGTFATLAHIARRSRQRLSLHPSPAGASLSSRHQRVRDAAIAELRYSARVLDMLEAGPECRVVIHVGGAAPSRPEALDAAHRVLDALPEDLRQRLTIEHDDKVWSAREVLPLAREHGVPMVGDNLHNAVLPSEPPMSVAELVREAAATWRALDLRPKFHLASQQEGGRPGAHSDFVDPADLRAMVSALDGPADFMLEAKQKDRAVFALRRDAGARRSPKAQGARAS; translated from the coding sequence ATGGAAGGACTCTCGACCTATCGGCTGGGCTACGTGGCCCAATCCCTGACGCTGGGCGTGAGCGCCAGCCATACCTGCCGCCTCGCCACCGCGACGCCGCGGCGATTGGAGGCGCTCGCCGCACAGAACCTGGAGGAGCTGGAGCAGCTGCTGCGCTTCAACGCGGAGCACGGCATCCAGGTGTTCCGCATCGGCTCGTCGCTCATCCCGTTCGGTTCGCACCCGGTGAACACGCTGCCGTGGTGGAAGACGTTCGAGGGCACCTTCGCCACGCTGGCCCACATCGCGCGTCGGTCGCGGCAGCGGCTGTCCCTGCACCCATCGCCGGCCGGCGCGTCGCTGTCCTCGCGCCATCAGCGCGTGCGTGACGCAGCCATCGCGGAGCTGCGCTACAGCGCGCGCGTGCTGGACATGTTGGAGGCCGGCCCCGAGTGCCGCGTCGTCATCCACGTGGGCGGCGCCGCCCCCAGCCGCCCGGAGGCGCTGGACGCCGCGCACCGGGTGCTGGACGCGCTGCCGGAGGACCTGCGCCAGCGGCTCACGATCGAACACGACGACAAGGTCTGGAGCGCCCGCGAGGTGCTCCCCCTGGCCCGCGAGCACGGCGTGCCCATGGTGGGTGACAACCTGCACAACGCGGTGCTTCCGTCGGAGCCGCCCATGTCCGTGGCGGAGCTGGTGCGCGAGGCCGCCGCCACGTGGCGCGCCCTGGACCTGCGGCCCAAATTCCACCTGGCGTCGCAGCAGGAGGGCGGGCGGCCGGGCGCGCACTCGGACTTCGTCGACCCCGCGGACCTGCGCGCCATGGTGTCCGCGCTCGACGGGCCGGCGGACTTCATGCTGGAGGCCAAGCAGAAGGACCGCGCGGTTTTCGCACTGCGTCGGGATGCGGGGGCGCGGCGTTCACCCAAAGCGCAGGGCGCGCGGGCCTCGTGA
- a CDS encoding M2 family metallopeptidase — MTRTPQSLMRAALAALSLAAPAAGAQTTPAPAAKATPAEAKQFVDKLNADLKQLWTRQATADWIKSTYITDDTERNAASVNEEVMAYVNNAIKDSRRFDGLKLDADTARMLHLLRVSQTLPAPADPKQRAELAAIAAKLEGLYGKGKYCGKDGKGPCRDLEELSDVMAKSRNADELLDAWTGWHAISRPMRPLYTQLVDLSNAGAKDIGFNDLGTLWRSAYDMPPEAFEKEAQRLWGQVKPMYDELHCYVRGRLAKQYGASVVPPGKPIPAHLLGNMWAQEWNNIYPLVEPFPGQASLDVDSALVKQGYDAQKMVKLGEKFFTSLGLKPLPDTFWERSQFTKPRDRDVVCHASAWDVTYDNDLRVKMCIKTTEEDLVTIHHELGHDYYYTYYYQLPVLYQAGANDGFHEAIGDALTLSITPAYLQQLGLLGAVEKNEKNVINLQLKDALEKVAFLPFGLLVDQWRWDVLSGKVKPADYNKSWWALRTKYQGVAAPVARTEQDFDAGAKYHVPANVPYTRYFLARILQFQFHKALCEAAGIKGPLNECSIYGNKAAGQRLQAMLELGASKPWPDALAAMTGSRQMDATPMLEYFAPLRRWLQAQNKGQKCGW, encoded by the coding sequence ATGACCCGCACACCCCAGTCCCTCATGCGCGCGGCCCTGGCCGCCCTGTCGCTCGCGGCGCCGGCCGCTGGCGCGCAGACGACACCTGCTCCGGCCGCGAAGGCCACGCCCGCGGAGGCGAAGCAGTTCGTCGACAAGCTCAACGCGGACTTGAAGCAGCTCTGGACCCGCCAGGCCACCGCCGACTGGATCAAGAGCACGTACATCACCGACGACACGGAGCGGAACGCCGCCTCCGTCAACGAGGAGGTGATGGCCTACGTCAACAACGCCATCAAGGACTCGCGCCGCTTCGACGGGCTGAAGCTGGACGCGGACACCGCGCGCATGCTGCACCTCCTGCGCGTGTCCCAGACGCTGCCCGCCCCGGCCGACCCGAAGCAGCGCGCGGAGCTGGCCGCCATCGCCGCGAAGCTGGAGGGTCTCTACGGCAAGGGCAAGTACTGCGGCAAGGACGGCAAGGGGCCGTGCCGCGACCTGGAGGAGCTGTCCGACGTGATGGCCAAGAGCCGCAACGCGGACGAGCTGCTGGACGCGTGGACCGGCTGGCACGCCATCAGCCGCCCCATGCGCCCGCTCTACACCCAGCTGGTGGACCTCTCCAACGCGGGCGCGAAGGACATCGGCTTCAACGACCTGGGCACGCTGTGGCGCTCGGCCTACGACATGCCTCCGGAGGCGTTCGAGAAGGAGGCCCAGCGGCTCTGGGGCCAGGTCAAGCCCATGTACGACGAGCTGCACTGCTACGTGCGCGGCCGCCTCGCGAAGCAGTACGGCGCGTCCGTCGTGCCCCCGGGCAAGCCCATCCCCGCGCACCTGTTGGGCAACATGTGGGCGCAGGAGTGGAACAACATCTACCCGCTGGTGGAGCCGTTCCCCGGCCAGGCCAGCCTGGACGTGGACAGCGCCCTGGTGAAGCAGGGCTATGACGCGCAGAAGATGGTCAAGCTGGGCGAGAAGTTCTTCACCTCGCTGGGCCTCAAGCCGCTGCCCGACACCTTCTGGGAGCGCTCGCAGTTCACCAAGCCCCGCGACCGCGACGTCGTCTGCCACGCGTCCGCGTGGGACGTGACCTACGACAACGACCTGCGCGTGAAGATGTGCATCAAGACCACCGAGGAGGATCTGGTCACCATCCACCACGAGCTGGGCCACGACTACTACTACACCTACTACTACCAGCTCCCCGTCCTCTATCAGGCCGGCGCCAACGACGGCTTCCACGAGGCCATCGGTGACGCGCTCACGCTCTCCATCACCCCGGCCTACCTCCAGCAGCTGGGCCTGCTGGGCGCGGTGGAGAAGAACGAGAAGAACGTCATCAACCTCCAGCTGAAGGACGCGCTGGAGAAGGTGGCCTTCCTGCCCTTCGGCCTGCTGGTGGATCAGTGGCGCTGGGATGTCCTCAGCGGGAAGGTGAAGCCGGCGGACTACAACAAGAGCTGGTGGGCGCTGCGCACGAAGTACCAGGGCGTTGCCGCGCCGGTGGCCCGCACGGAGCAGGACTTCGACGCGGGCGCCAAGTACCATGTCCCCGCCAACGTGCCGTACACGCGCTACTTCCTCGCGCGCATCCTCCAGTTCCAGTTCCACAAGGCGCTGTGCGAGGCGGCCGGCATCAAGGGCCCCCTCAACGAGTGCTCCATCTACGGCAACAAGGCCGCGGGCCAGCGCCTGCAGGCCATGCTGGAGCTGGGTGCCAGCAAGCCGTGGCCGGACGCGCTGGCCGCCATGACGGGCAGCCGCCAGATGGATGCCACCCCCATGCTGGAGTACTTCGCCCCGCTGCGTCGCTGGCTCCAGGCGCAGAACAAGGGTCAGAAGTGCGGCTGGTGA
- a CDS encoding cold-shock protein: MATGTVKWFNDAKGFGFITQDGGGEDVFCHHTAINMDGFRTLAEGQKVEFEVTKGPKGLQAQNVRAV; this comes from the coding sequence ATGGCTACTGGAACCGTGAAGTGGTTCAACGACGCGAAGGGCTTCGGCTTCATCACCCAGGACGGCGGTGGCGAGGATGTGTTCTGCCACCACACCGCCATCAACATGGACGGCTTCCGCACGCTGGCCGAGGGCCAGAAGGTGGAGTTCGAAGTCACCAAGGGCCCCAAGGGCCTGCAGGCGCAGAACGTTCGCGCGGTCTGA
- a CDS encoding AI-2E family transporter — protein MKVPQPIATLEVSPVLHVVHPEPVPPPGDPSALDEAEARRVDFIWSGVMVGSLALVFALLSVFGGVAVPVLLALTGAYAFNPLVTLLEKRGVDRTWGTSILFVAGTLLLVGAGLYLVPVFRDEAAKLPGFFQRASTQVVPQVESLLGVSLPELVSQRTAELGEKASELIQSAGPTAARLVASFAGNTARFAATLLGLSVVPVLAFFFLQDYPRLMGRIQDLLPRRSVALVSQRFREVDEVLSAFVQGQLTVGAILSVLYAVGLGVARIDLAIAIGLIAGFGNMVPYLGTGIGVVLAVLGVLLSWQGPWQLAVVAATFIIGQLAEGFVITPRVVGEKVGLAPVAVIIAVLAFGELFGFVGILLAVPASAILKVVLSVVLQRYRRTELYKGSARAP, from the coding sequence GTGAAGGTTCCCCAGCCCATCGCGACCCTGGAGGTGTCTCCGGTGCTGCACGTCGTGCACCCGGAGCCCGTGCCTCCGCCCGGCGACCCCTCGGCCCTGGACGAGGCGGAGGCCCGCCGGGTCGACTTCATCTGGTCCGGCGTGATGGTGGGCTCATTGGCGCTGGTGTTCGCGCTCCTGTCCGTCTTCGGCGGGGTGGCGGTGCCGGTGCTGCTGGCGCTGACGGGCGCGTACGCGTTCAACCCGCTGGTGACGCTCCTGGAGAAGCGCGGCGTGGACCGCACCTGGGGCACGTCCATCCTCTTCGTCGCGGGCACGCTCCTGCTGGTGGGCGCGGGCCTGTACCTGGTGCCGGTCTTCCGCGACGAGGCCGCCAAGCTGCCCGGCTTCTTCCAGCGCGCCAGCACCCAGGTGGTGCCGCAGGTGGAGTCGCTCCTGGGCGTGTCGCTGCCGGAGCTGGTGAGCCAGCGCACCGCGGAGCTGGGGGAGAAGGCCTCCGAGCTGATCCAGAGCGCGGGCCCCACGGCGGCCCGGCTGGTGGCGAGCTTCGCCGGCAACACCGCGCGCTTCGCGGCCACGCTGCTGGGCCTGTCGGTGGTGCCGGTGCTCGCGTTCTTCTTCCTCCAGGACTACCCGCGCCTCATGGGGCGCATCCAGGACCTGCTGCCGCGCCGCTCGGTGGCGCTGGTGAGCCAGCGCTTCCGCGAGGTGGACGAGGTGCTGTCCGCCTTCGTGCAGGGCCAGCTCACCGTGGGCGCCATCCTGTCGGTGCTCTACGCGGTGGGGCTGGGCGTGGCGCGCATCGACCTGGCCATCGCCATCGGGCTCATCGCCGGCTTCGGCAACATGGTGCCCTACCTGGGCACGGGCATCGGCGTGGTGCTGGCCGTCCTGGGCGTGCTCCTGTCCTGGCAGGGGCCGTGGCAGCTCGCGGTGGTGGCGGCGACGTTCATCATCGGGCAGCTCGCCGAGGGCTTCGTCATCACCCCGCGCGTCGTGGGGGAGAAGGTGGGCCTGGCCCCCGTGGCGGTCATCATCGCGGTGCTCGCGTTCGGTGAATTGTTCGGGTTCGTGGGCATCCTCCTCGCGGTCCCGGCCAGCGCCATCCTGAAGGTCGTCCTGAGCGTCGTCCTCCAGCGCTACCGCCGCACGGAGCTCTACAAGGGGAGCGCACGCGCGCCGTGA
- a CDS encoding LPP20 family lipoprotein, with product MRRSLWGLLLAVPLTALGQGKEAKVAAPVMPAAESARGVSTAGINWEGPVLRATGAGAPDLKAANPGQARLGAERSAKQDAFRSLMEQARGIQVSAGRTVGDELARDDVRTRVEGALRGYKILATRYFSDSGVEMDVEVPLAALTAALMPPPDPAIVLNAEGAAKYTGLVVDARGLGLKPVLAPRLVDTTGKALYAATVLSQEARGTAGVAAWFNSLDAARKASRVGDKPLVVKAAQLQGSDLVLSAEGIRALTEANTRFLAEGRVAIVTQ from the coding sequence GTGAGGCGTTCGCTGTGGGGACTGTTGCTGGCCGTGCCGCTGACGGCGCTGGGCCAGGGCAAGGAAGCGAAGGTCGCCGCACCCGTCATGCCCGCCGCCGAGTCCGCGCGCGGCGTGAGCACCGCGGGCATCAACTGGGAGGGCCCGGTCCTGCGCGCCACGGGCGCCGGGGCCCCGGACCTCAAGGCCGCCAACCCCGGTCAGGCCCGCCTGGGCGCCGAGCGCTCCGCGAAGCAGGACGCGTTCCGCAGCCTGATGGAGCAGGCCAGGGGCATCCAGGTGAGCGCGGGCCGCACCGTGGGCGACGAGCTCGCGCGTGACGACGTGAGGACCCGCGTCGAGGGAGCCCTCCGCGGCTACAAGATCCTGGCCACGCGCTACTTCTCCGACAGCGGCGTGGAGATGGACGTGGAGGTGCCGCTCGCGGCGCTCACCGCGGCGCTGATGCCCCCTCCGGATCCGGCCATCGTGCTCAACGCGGAGGGCGCGGCGAAGTACACGGGCCTGGTGGTGGACGCGCGAGGGCTGGGCCTGAAGCCGGTGCTCGCGCCCCGCCTGGTGGACACCACGGGCAAGGCGCTCTACGCCGCGACGGTGCTCTCGCAGGAGGCGCGCGGCACGGCGGGCGTCGCGGCCTGGTTCAACAGCCTGGACGCCGCGCGGAAGGCCTCGCGCGTGGGTGACAAGCCCCTGGTGGTGAAGGCCGCGCAGCTCCAGGGCTCCGACCTGGTGCTGAGCGCCGAAGGCATCCGCGCCCTCACCGAGGCGAACACGCGCTTCCTGGCCGAGGGCCGGGTCGCCATCGTGACGCAGTGA
- a CDS encoding DUF3105 domain-containing protein yields MPRALPALLFSLCLACGSTNDDPPNPSGEACAQYSFPLSDTSSSSHVSSCSSTACGNGENPPNSGMHCPTWLSCRSFTEEQPRCSWIHNLEHGHAVFLYNCPEGCPDDVAKLEAAMARAALGSNGVRRALVAPDSQLPKRFAALLWRRTYLMDSVDPDALTCLLALQDVDAREPGLVCPP; encoded by the coding sequence ATGCCTCGCGCCCTCCCCGCCCTCCTCTTCTCGCTGTGCCTCGCCTGCGGTTCAACGAACGATGATCCGCCCAACCCCAGCGGCGAAGCCTGCGCGCAGTATTCGTTTCCGCTGTCGGACACGTCGTCGTCCAGCCACGTGAGCTCGTGCAGCAGCACCGCGTGTGGCAACGGAGAGAACCCGCCCAACTCCGGCATGCACTGTCCCACGTGGCTGTCGTGCCGCAGCTTCACCGAGGAGCAGCCACGCTGCTCGTGGATCCACAACCTGGAGCACGGCCACGCGGTGTTCCTCTACAACTGCCCCGAGGGCTGCCCCGACGACGTCGCGAAGCTGGAGGCCGCGATGGCCAGGGCCGCGCTGGGCAGCAACGGCGTGCGCCGCGCGCTCGTCGCTCCGGACTCGCAACTGCCCAAGCGCTTCGCCGCGCTGCTGTGGCGCCGCACGTACCTGATGGACTCCGTGGATCCGGATGCATTGACGTGTCTGCTCGCGCTGCAGGACGTGGACGCCCGTGAACCGGGTTTGGTCTGCCCTCCGTGA
- a CDS encoding uracil-DNA glycosylase, whose amino-acid sequence MTKLEKLHQEIIACRACPRLVAWREEVARVKRRAYRDWDYWGKPVPGFGDPKARLIIVGLAPAAHGANRTGRMFTGDRSGDFLYAGLQRAGFANQAHSEHREDGLKLTDAFIVAAGRCAPPDNKPLPEELSRCAPFLDREMALLPGRVLLALGAIGWNAALASAARTGSPLPTPRPAFGHGAEYRLPDGRWLVGSYHVSQQNTQTGRLTPAMFDAVMKRVRALLET is encoded by the coding sequence GTGACGAAGCTGGAGAAGCTGCATCAGGAGATCATCGCCTGCCGGGCCTGCCCCCGGCTGGTGGCCTGGCGTGAAGAGGTGGCCCGCGTGAAGCGGCGCGCCTACCGCGACTGGGACTACTGGGGGAAGCCCGTCCCCGGCTTTGGCGACCCGAAGGCCCGGCTGATCATCGTGGGCCTGGCGCCCGCCGCCCATGGCGCCAACCGGACGGGGCGGATGTTCACCGGGGACCGCTCCGGCGACTTCCTCTACGCGGGCCTCCAGCGCGCGGGGTTCGCGAACCAGGCCCACAGCGAGCACCGGGAGGACGGGCTGAAGCTGACGGACGCCTTCATCGTCGCCGCGGGCCGGTGTGCGCCGCCGGACAACAAGCCCCTGCCGGAGGAGCTGTCCCGGTGCGCCCCGTTCCTGGACCGGGAGATGGCGCTCCTGCCGGGCCGGGTGCTGCTCGCCCTGGGGGCCATCGGGTGGAACGCCGCGCTGGCGTCCGCCGCCCGCACGGGCAGTCCGCTTCCCACGCCCCGGCCTGCCTTTGGCCATGGCGCCGAGTACCGGTTGCCGGACGGCCGGTGGCTCGTGGGCAGCTACCACGTCAGCCAGCAGAACACCCAGACGGGGCGGCTCACCCCCGCCATGTTCGACGCGGTGATGAAACGCGTCCGAGCGTTGTTGGAGACGTGA
- a CDS encoding FKBP-type peptidyl-prolyl cis-trans isomerase, producing the protein MRMQWKAALVLMLGAPGFALAQAPAKPSKPAPAPEAAAKAAPAQAPLELRTDDQKAIYSLGVTLGQSVTALALTPEEVQLLERGLQDALGGTAPEVDTKEFTPKIQALAKARQAQVNIATLDRASKEPGAARLPSGVIYRELKAGSGKSPRATDTVKVHYQGTLVDGSEFDSSYKRGLAVEFPLNGVIPCWTQGVQKMKVGGKAKLTCPASTAYGERPPTGSRIPPNAVLTFDVELVDIPGNTSATH; encoded by the coding sequence ATGCGTATGCAGTGGAAGGCGGCCCTGGTGTTGATGCTCGGCGCTCCGGGATTCGCCCTGGCCCAGGCCCCGGCCAAACCCTCCAAGCCGGCGCCCGCGCCCGAGGCCGCCGCGAAGGCCGCCCCCGCCCAGGCGCCCCTGGAGCTTCGGACGGATGATCAGAAGGCCATCTATTCGCTCGGTGTGACGCTGGGCCAGAGCGTCACGGCGCTCGCGCTCACTCCGGAAGAAGTGCAGCTGCTCGAGCGCGGCCTCCAGGACGCGCTCGGCGGCACCGCGCCCGAGGTGGACACCAAGGAGTTCACCCCCAAGATCCAGGCGCTCGCCAAGGCACGCCAGGCCCAGGTGAACATCGCCACGCTGGACCGCGCGTCCAAGGAGCCCGGGGCCGCCCGGCTGCCCTCCGGCGTCATCTACCGCGAGCTCAAGGCCGGCAGCGGCAAGTCGCCCCGCGCCACCGACACCGTGAAGGTGCACTACCAGGGCACCCTGGTGGACGGCTCGGAGTTCGACAGCTCCTACAAGCGCGGCCTGGCGGTGGAGTTCCCGCTCAACGGCGTCATCCCCTGCTGGACCCAGGGCGTGCAGAAGATGAAGGTCGGCGGCAAGGCGAAGCTCACCTGCCCCGCGAGCACCGCCTACGGCGAGCGCCCTCCCACGGGCTCGCGCATCCCGCCCAACGCCGTGCTCACCTTCGACGTGGAGCTGGTGGACATCCCCGGCAACACCTCCGCCACGCACTGA
- a CDS encoding PilZ domain-containing protein → MSEKRKANRAPLDIYLNKYMGGVPYMTRAADISQEGVSLSRLIEPQHDARRVGLQFQLPGSEEIIYAEGEVVREWKELGRKEQSGVRFTVLTERHRKMIDAYVDRHNSGN, encoded by the coding sequence ATGAGCGAGAAGCGGAAGGCCAACCGGGCGCCCCTGGACATCTACCTCAACAAGTACATGGGCGGCGTGCCGTACATGACCCGGGCCGCGGACATCAGCCAGGAGGGCGTCAGCCTCTCGCGCCTCATCGAGCCCCAGCACGACGCGCGCCGCGTGGGCCTCCAGTTCCAGCTCCCCGGCTCCGAGGAGATCATCTACGCCGAGGGTGAAGTCGTTCGCGAATGGAAGGAACTGGGCCGCAAGGAACAGTCCGGCGTGCGCTTCACGGTGCTCACCGAGCGCCACCGCAAGATGATTGACGCCTACGTCGACCGGCACAACAGCGGCAACTGA
- a CDS encoding PEGA domain-containing protein — protein sequence MSGKVRGKTAGVAVALMLTGGCAGKQEQPATVARAEQLMASNASKRGDLVLRCEPSDAQVLLDGVEQGTCTDFAGVSRSLRLGDSGFHQVEVKKRGFYPYTTYYEPSGARVTLNVKLRPLAPEAGGAP from the coding sequence ATGTCCGGGAAGGTCCGCGGAAAGACGGCAGGGGTCGCCGTGGCGCTGATGCTGACGGGCGGCTGCGCGGGGAAGCAGGAGCAGCCCGCGACGGTGGCCCGCGCGGAGCAGTTGATGGCGTCCAACGCGTCCAAGCGCGGCGATCTGGTGCTCCGGTGCGAGCCCTCCGACGCCCAGGTCCTGCTGGACGGGGTGGAGCAGGGCACCTGCACCGACTTCGCCGGGGTGTCCCGGAGCCTGCGGCTGGGCGACTCGGGCTTCCACCAGGTGGAGGTGAAGAAGCGCGGGTTCTATCCCTACACGACGTACTACGAGCCCAGCGGCGCGCGCGTGACGCTGAACGTGAAGCTCCGGCCCCTGGCCCCCGAGGCCGGCGGCGCTCCCTGA